A section of the Rhipicephalus sanguineus isolate Rsan-2018 chromosome 11, BIME_Rsan_1.4, whole genome shotgun sequence genome encodes:
- the LOC119373422 gene encoding uncharacterized protein LOC119373422 isoform X1, giving the protein MNCCVVGCTNRYKKCPPGTKFFSFPARPCFIHQRERWIRSVRRVNEDGTAWQPTKWSRVCSQHFVGGKPSTDPASPSYAPAVFPPAYRDTSFIAEDKRSRFERWRKRSRLPGTLSDPGSIILHIDVGEDESVSSTISPCDWNEELGSIPDTPPLGDENELSTHEVSTQADEGSPHVPAMFVSLSCLLDSCASEASIQCSHIPMPQSEFCDEAPIK; this is encoded by the exons ATGAATTGCTGCGTCGTTGGCTGTACTAATAGGTACAAAAAGTGCCCACCCGGAACGAAGTTCTTCAGCTTCCCGGCGCGGCCGTGCTTCATACACCAGCGGGAACGCtggattcgcagcgtgcgccgTGTGAA TGAAGACGGAACCGCGTGGCAGCCAACAAAGTGGTCTCGAGTCTGCAGTCAACACTTCGTCGGCGGAAAGCCATCGACGGATCCTGCTTCTCCATCGTACGCTCCTGCTGTTTTCCCGCCGGCTTACCGGGATACTTCGTTCATTGCCGAGGACAAGAGGTCTCGCTTTGAGAG GTGGAGAAAAAGGAGTCGCCTTCCAGGCACCCTGTCAGACCCAGGCAGCATCATTTTGCATATTGATGTAGGTGAAGATGAGTCTGTAAGCAGCACCATTTCGCCGTGTGATTGGAATGAAGAGCTCGGATCAATACCAGATACCCCACCACTGGGTGACGAAAATGAATTGTCAACGCATGAG GTTTCAACGCAGGCAGATGAAGGCAGCCCTCACGTGCCAGCAATGTTCGTTTCGCTGAGCTGCTTACTTGACAGTTGTGCCTCTGAGGCTTCCATACAGTGCAGTCACATCCCCATGCCTCAAAGTGAATTCTGTGACGAGGCACCAATAAAGTAA
- the LOC119373422 gene encoding uncharacterized protein LOC119373422 isoform X2, producing MNCCVVGCTNRYKKCPPGTKFFSFPARPCFIHQRERWIRSVRRVNEDGTAWQPTKWSRVCSQHFVGGKPSTDPASPSWRKRSRLPGTLSDPGSIILHIDVGEDESVSSTISPCDWNEELGSIPDTPPLGDENELSTHEVSTQADEGSPHVPAMFVSLSCLLDSCASEASIQCSHIPMPQSEFCDEAPIK from the exons ATGAATTGCTGCGTCGTTGGCTGTACTAATAGGTACAAAAAGTGCCCACCCGGAACGAAGTTCTTCAGCTTCCCGGCGCGGCCGTGCTTCATACACCAGCGGGAACGCtggattcgcagcgtgcgccgTGTGAA TGAAGACGGAACCGCGTGGCAGCCAACAAAGTGGTCTCGAGTCTGCAGTCAACACTTCGTCGGCGGAAAGCCATCGACGGATCCTGCTTCTCCATC GTGGAGAAAAAGGAGTCGCCTTCCAGGCACCCTGTCAGACCCAGGCAGCATCATTTTGCATATTGATGTAGGTGAAGATGAGTCTGTAAGCAGCACCATTTCGCCGTGTGATTGGAATGAAGAGCTCGGATCAATACCAGATACCCCACCACTGGGTGACGAAAATGAATTGTCAACGCATGAG GTTTCAACGCAGGCAGATGAAGGCAGCCCTCACGTGCCAGCAATGTTCGTTTCGCTGAGCTGCTTACTTGACAGTTGTGCCTCTGAGGCTTCCATACAGTGCAGTCACATCCCCATGCCTCAAAGTGAATTCTGTGACGAGGCACCAATAAAGTAA